In one Ktedonobacteraceae bacterium genomic region, the following are encoded:
- a CDS encoding helix-turn-helix domain-containing protein has protein sequence MQETVQPLLITIEEAMRLLRIGRTKLYRLINQEGLPVHRFGRRVLIDPNELRPWLAQRRQQAS, from the coding sequence ATGCAAGAGACAGTACAACCCTTGCTTATTACTATTGAGGAAGCAATGAGACTTCTACGCATTGGGCGTACTAAGCTGTACAGATTGATTAACCAAGAGGGCTTGCCGGTGCATCGCTTTGGGCGTCGGGTGCTGATTGATCCCAATGAGTTGAGGCCCTGGTTAGCACAGCGTAGACAGCAAGCAAGCTAG
- a CDS encoding site-specific integrase: MAKRGNGAGSVYRRKSDGKWVGSITLENSKRKVFYGKTQKEVQDKVNEALYQQQKGTLVTAPNEPLEDYLRRWLEDVCMPPNLRVSTYVKYKKTIETYIIPALGKVPLQKLEPLHVKRLCNNQQKRGLSPKMVGEIHGLLHKALDDAVKWGLLARNVCDLVDRPRVEKKEIPVLDKNQALALLESVKQHRLGVLLLVVLTTGMRRGELLALRWADVNLEKGALFVNKTVDYIPHYGYVENGPKSKSGRRTIKIAAFVVEILKAHREKQQVLKAKAGLRWVEKDLVFCGLTGDYFNPNYLLRLFKEVLVEAGLPHMRFHDLRHSAATILLAMGIHPKVVQELLGHSSFLITMNLYGHVFPSMLDEVVEKWNREFNAE; the protein is encoded by the coding sequence ATGGCAAAAAGAGGCAATGGCGCGGGTTCTGTCTATCGGCGTAAATCAGATGGCAAATGGGTAGGCAGCATTACCCTCGAGAATAGCAAGCGCAAGGTGTTTTATGGTAAGACGCAAAAAGAGGTACAGGATAAAGTAAACGAGGCTCTCTACCAGCAACAAAAGGGAACGCTCGTAACTGCCCCTAATGAGCCTCTAGAAGATTACTTGAGACGCTGGCTAGAGGACGTGTGTATGCCTCCTAATTTGCGGGTGAGTACATACGTGAAGTATAAGAAAACCATTGAAACGTATATAATCCCTGCTCTTGGTAAAGTTCCGTTGCAGAAACTTGAGCCGCTCCATGTGAAGCGACTTTGCAATAATCAACAGAAACGGGGCCTTTCACCCAAGATGGTCGGTGAGATACACGGTTTGCTGCATAAGGCGTTAGACGATGCTGTAAAGTGGGGATTGCTTGCGCGTAACGTTTGCGATTTGGTAGATCGTCCACGTGTCGAGAAAAAAGAGATACCTGTTTTAGATAAAAATCAGGCGCTTGCTCTATTAGAGTCGGTGAAGCAACATCGATTAGGCGTGCTGCTCCTGGTCGTTCTGACGACGGGTATGAGGCGAGGTGAACTGCTGGCGTTACGATGGGCGGATGTGAACCTGGAAAAGGGGGCACTATTCGTGAATAAGACAGTCGATTATATCCCTCACTATGGATATGTTGAGAATGGGCCAAAGTCAAAATCAGGGCGGCGTACAATCAAGATCGCTGCGTTTGTTGTTGAGATACTCAAAGCACATCGAGAGAAACAGCAGGTCTTGAAAGCGAAGGCAGGGTTGAGGTGGGTTGAGAAAGACTTGGTGTTCTGCGGGTTGACTGGCGATTATTTCAATCCGAACTACCTGTTGAGGTTGTTTAAAGAGGTGCTAGTTGAGGCTGGTTTACCTCATATGCGTTTCCACGATTTGAGGCATAGTGCAGCAACCATCCTGTTAGCTATGGGCATTCATCCCAAAGTGGTACAGGAACTTCTGGGGCATAGCTCGTTTCTGATTACGATGAACCTCTACGGCCACGTGTTCCCGTCGATGCTGGATGAGGTCGTAGAGAAGTGGAACAGAGAGTTTAATGCGGAGTAG
- a CDS encoding glucosaminidase domain-containing protein, which translates to MKTRHSFSSIVLLLTALICLLLALLLYGGKRFSSLSGQSPLNSFVQVQGSYAVDGPPTLSVGFLNRVLSASHSPAAGLGQALYDGGVRYGIDPAYALAFFQHESNFGRTGWAAVNRSLGNIRCSAGYACQGGYRSYTSWQAGFLDWYHLIRTLYIDQWHLTTVAQIIPVYAPASDGNNVAAYIQAVEQAVQRWRAGQVV; encoded by the coding sequence ATGAAAACACGTCATTCCTTTAGTAGCATCGTCTTGTTGCTGACCGCGCTCATCTGTCTGCTGTTGGCCCTACTGCTGTACGGGGGCAAACGGTTCTCCTCGCTCTCTGGGCAAAGTCCGCTCAACAGTTTTGTGCAGGTCCAGGGGTCCTATGCAGTCGATGGCCCTCCCACGCTGTCGGTCGGCTTCCTCAACCGTGTGCTCTCGGCCTCTCACTCCCCGGCGGCAGGGCTGGGACAGGCGCTCTACGATGGGGGCGTGCGCTACGGGATTGACCCGGCCTATGCGCTGGCCTTCTTCCAGCATGAATCGAACTTTGGCAGAACCGGGTGGGCCGCCGTGAACCGGAGCCTGGGCAATATTCGCTGTTCGGCGGGTTACGCCTGCCAGGGTGGCTATCGCTCCTATACGAGTTGGCAAGCCGGGTTTCTCGACTGGTATCACCTCATCCGTACCTTGTATATCGACCAATGGCACCTGACGACGGTGGCGCAAATCATCCCGGTGTATGCCCCGGCCAGCGATGGCAACAATGTGGCCGCCTATATTCAAGCCGTTGAGCAGGCAGTGCAACGCTGGCGAGCAGGGCAGGTGGTCTGA